A DNA window from Phycisphaera mikurensis NBRC 102666 contains the following coding sequences:
- a CDS encoding sulfotransferase family protein: MPDANFRDPLGLAWRMIRSGDATARSVLLREGLGLATRPLDALLANREERRLRAADHEPGPTPCVLVVGGPRSGTTLVYQLLAQHLHVSYTSNWTGAFPRSPISAGKLRPRWVREPKASTRNFFGSVAGPGGPNDAFAVWDRWFGEVRGKPGPLSPESAAEVRAFVSAWNAAFGRPLLNKNNRNALAITSLAEALPGATFVVVERDPVYVAQSLLEARAMVQGDARHGWGLLCEEADPASAEGPVEAVCNQVRAFQREIGRQADALDPARLVRVAYEAFCRDPLPVLHAVAAAGPAAGPVRGTPPPLRSTDRRRIDVAAFAGIERRLGGSGRDRRRWAGDA; encoded by the coding sequence ATGCCTGATGCCAACTTCCGCGACCCCCTCGGCCTGGCCTGGCGGATGATCCGTTCCGGCGACGCGACCGCCCGGTCGGTGCTCCTCCGCGAGGGGCTGGGCCTGGCAACCCGGCCGCTGGACGCGCTGCTCGCGAACCGAGAAGAGCGGCGTCTGCGTGCCGCTGACCACGAGCCCGGTCCAACGCCCTGCGTTCTTGTTGTCGGCGGCCCTCGGAGCGGAACCACGCTCGTCTACCAGCTGCTCGCGCAGCACCTCCACGTCAGCTACACGAGCAATTGGACCGGAGCCTTCCCGCGTTCGCCCATCAGCGCCGGGAAGCTCCGGCCGCGCTGGGTCCGTGAGCCGAAGGCTTCGACGCGGAACTTCTTCGGCAGCGTCGCCGGTCCCGGAGGCCCCAACGACGCGTTCGCTGTGTGGGATCGGTGGTTCGGAGAGGTCCGCGGGAAGCCCGGGCCGCTCTCCCCGGAGTCCGCCGCGGAGGTCCGCGCCTTCGTGTCCGCCTGGAACGCCGCCTTCGGCCGCCCGCTGCTCAACAAGAACAACCGCAACGCGCTGGCGATCACCTCCCTGGCCGAAGCCCTGCCCGGTGCGACCTTCGTCGTCGTTGAACGCGACCCGGTGTACGTCGCGCAGTCGCTGCTGGAGGCGCGGGCGATGGTGCAGGGAGACGCCCGCCACGGCTGGGGGCTGCTTTGCGAGGAAGCCGATCCCGCCTCCGCCGAGGGCCCGGTCGAGGCGGTGTGCAACCAGGTCCGCGCCTTCCAACGGGAGATTGGCCGGCAAGCGGATGCCCTGGACCCGGCCCGCTTGGTCCGCGTCGCGTACGAGGCGTTCTGCCGCGACCCGCTGCCCGTGCTCCACGCGGTCGCCGCCGCCGGCCCTGCCGCCGGCCCGGTCCGCGGCACGCCGCCGCCGCTGCGGTCCACCGACCGCCGTCGCATCGACGTCGCCGCCTTCGCCGGGATCGAGCGGCGGCTGGGCGGGAGCGGGCGCGACCGTCGTCGGTGGGCAGGCGACGCTTGA
- a CDS encoding TolC family protein, with protein sequence MKQLLFTTTALALAASACTSAPRDAGFGDVADTAKTRGGVSPAWTRTPDADREADRIVRETLAQPLTAEAVVRVAILHNRDLQAVYEELGISRGQLIQAGLPDNPVFVWDTWFFNAGTSFEGALFQNLISVFTIPLRREIQGEQFEAAKRRVAAAVLATIGDARRAYVTFLTQRQLVDMERAVVTATEASYLTAERLRQAGNVPQLTVLRERALYEESKLQLNVALEQLAAAREALNQVMSLSGSMTTWTVPAGWSPVGPPAATVAAGEARPGVTGLEPGDTTVLELDKVAKVPGPTPTPMADTPLDAARKLAGPPRADNLSTPPGSGTADAASPAPDPAMPDLSWLGALSEPGGAGLPDPLVPSQERSEAVERRIVERSLVLSGQRHLIEAQATRLKLRNILALFPFLNVGITTEKGAGSSEFGLGPSVATPIPVFDLGQGIRPEEASRLRQRLETFLSTATSLRSLARTAEVRLQTTRERAAYLRDVVLPLHASLVAESQLQYNAMALTPFDLLLAKRQQIAAGRAYLLTLRAYWLAYADLQQLLDGSVPPMPGAPGLFVGPVLAPMPTVPAMGMN encoded by the coding sequence ATGAAGCAGTTGCTCTTCACCACCACGGCGCTTGCCTTGGCTGCCAGCGCCTGCACCTCCGCCCCGCGAGACGCGGGCTTCGGCGACGTCGCCGACACCGCGAAGACCCGCGGCGGCGTCTCGCCCGCCTGGACCCGCACCCCCGACGCCGACCGCGAAGCGGACCGGATCGTCCGCGAGACGCTCGCGCAGCCGCTCACCGCCGAGGCGGTGGTCCGCGTGGCGATCCTGCACAACCGCGACCTGCAGGCGGTGTACGAGGAGCTGGGCATCTCCCGGGGCCAGCTCATCCAGGCCGGCCTCCCGGACAATCCGGTCTTCGTGTGGGACACCTGGTTCTTCAACGCCGGCACCAGCTTCGAGGGCGCCCTGTTCCAGAACCTGATCAGCGTCTTCACGATCCCGCTGCGGCGCGAGATCCAAGGCGAGCAGTTCGAAGCCGCGAAGCGGCGGGTCGCCGCCGCCGTCCTGGCCACCATCGGCGACGCCCGGCGGGCCTACGTCACCTTCCTCACCCAGCGGCAACTCGTGGACATGGAGCGGGCGGTGGTGACCGCCACCGAGGCCTCGTACCTGACCGCCGAGCGCCTCCGCCAGGCCGGCAACGTCCCGCAGCTGACGGTGCTGCGTGAACGGGCGCTGTACGAGGAATCCAAGCTCCAGCTGAACGTGGCGCTCGAGCAGCTCGCGGCCGCCCGGGAGGCGCTCAACCAGGTGATGAGCCTGTCCGGCTCGATGACCACTTGGACCGTGCCCGCGGGCTGGTCGCCGGTGGGCCCGCCCGCCGCGACGGTGGCGGCGGGGGAGGCGAGGCCGGGCGTCACCGGGCTCGAGCCCGGCGACACGACCGTTCTTGAGCTCGACAAGGTGGCCAAAGTCCCCGGTCCGACGCCGACGCCGATGGCGGACACCCCGCTGGACGCCGCGCGGAAGCTCGCGGGCCCGCCGCGGGCGGACAACCTCTCCACGCCGCCGGGGAGCGGGACGGCCGATGCCGCGTCGCCGGCCCCGGATCCGGCAATGCCGGATCTCTCCTGGCTGGGCGCGCTCTCCGAGCCCGGCGGCGCCGGGCTGCCCGACCCGCTGGTTCCCTCGCAGGAGCGGTCCGAGGCGGTGGAGCGCCGGATCGTCGAACGCAGCCTCGTGCTCTCCGGCCAGCGGCACCTCATCGAGGCCCAGGCCACCCGGCTCAAGCTCCGCAACATCCTGGCCCTGTTCCCCTTCCTCAACGTGGGCATCACCACCGAGAAGGGCGCCGGGTCGAGCGAGTTCGGGCTCGGGCCGTCGGTCGCCACGCCGATCCCGGTCTTCGACCTCGGCCAGGGCATCCGCCCGGAGGAAGCCTCGCGGCTCCGGCAGCGGCTGGAGACCTTCCTCTCCACCGCCACCTCCCTCCGCTCGCTGGCTCGGACGGCGGAGGTCCGGCTGCAGACCACCCGCGAGCGGGCCGCGTACCTCCGCGACGTGGTGCTCCCGCTGCACGCCTCGCTCGTGGCCGAGAGCCAGCTGCAGTACAACGCGATGGCCCTCACGCCCTTCGACCTGCTGCTCGCCAAGCGGCAGCAGATCGCCGCCGGCCGCGCCTACCTGCTCACCCTACGGGCGTACTGGCTGGCCTACGCCGACCTTCAGCAGCTGCTCGACGGCTCGGTCCCGCCGATGCCCGGCGCGCCCGGGCTGTTCGTCGGCCCGGTGCTCGCTCCCATGCCGACCGTGCCCGCCATGGGCATGAACTGA
- a CDS encoding multicopper oxidase family protein, whose amino-acid sequence MPEITRRTALRSATLGGTAAALAAAPSIARAATTHTGTNGTSDGFATSPSGQNLPKDNPYADLLRDTTGADWRAKMGGGSSLAKAYEDWERIDPDKPLPPGRPGVDYTPVITPNNGSLPFEIRDGVKVFHLIAEEVQHRFAEGLEAYTWGYNGVTQGPTIEAVEGERVCIYVTNRLPAPTTVHWHGFILPHGMDGVSGLEQAPILPGETFKYEWTIRQNGTFMYHSHHDTMTQEGMGLTGMFIVHPRRELYPASGPGALGPEVDREFAIMLQTWFMAPGTHRPDPFSMMFNLFTMNAHVMPDTEPLVARLGQRVRIRFGNLSAVHHHPIHLHGYEFAVTAEDGRRIPPEDQDIQATIFVPVGRTKDIELVGIYEGDWVFHCHMTHHIMTQMMPFTNTVGMATAGRDGQAGLDEKYKELLPDFMTMGNAGMNDRTGRPMHPIPENSRPMYKGMGPFGKLSVAGMANLLKIRRDVSDTMLANNTDPGMYRGPRATQALPVSPAEMRAAGLAV is encoded by the coding sequence ATGCCCGAGATCACCCGACGCACCGCACTCCGCTCCGCCACCCTCGGCGGCACCGCCGCCGCCCTGGCGGCCGCGCCGTCGATCGCCCGCGCCGCCACCACGCACACCGGAACCAACGGCACATCCGACGGCTTCGCCACCTCCCCCTCGGGCCAGAACCTCCCGAAGGACAACCCCTATGCCGACCTGCTCCGCGACACCACCGGCGCCGACTGGCGTGCCAAGATGGGCGGCGGCTCCTCCCTGGCCAAGGCCTACGAGGACTGGGAACGCATTGATCCCGACAAGCCGCTGCCCCCGGGCCGACCCGGCGTGGACTACACGCCGGTCATCACCCCCAACAACGGCTCGTTGCCCTTCGAGATCCGCGACGGCGTGAAGGTCTTCCACCTCATCGCCGAAGAGGTGCAGCACCGCTTCGCCGAGGGCTTGGAGGCCTACACCTGGGGCTACAACGGCGTCACGCAGGGCCCGACCATCGAGGCCGTCGAGGGCGAGCGGGTCTGCATCTACGTCACCAACAGGCTGCCGGCGCCGACCACGGTGCACTGGCACGGCTTCATCCTGCCGCACGGGATGGACGGAGTGAGTGGGCTCGAGCAGGCCCCGATCCTGCCCGGCGAGACCTTCAAGTACGAGTGGACGATCCGCCAGAACGGCACGTTCATGTACCACAGCCATCACGACACCATGACCCAGGAGGGCATGGGCCTCACCGGCATGTTCATCGTGCACCCCCGGAGGGAGCTGTACCCCGCGAGCGGCCCCGGGGCGCTGGGGCCGGAGGTCGACCGCGAGTTCGCGATCATGCTCCAAACGTGGTTCATGGCGCCGGGCACCCACCGGCCCGACCCGTTCTCGATGATGTTCAACCTCTTCACGATGAACGCCCATGTGATGCCCGACACCGAGCCCTTGGTGGCCCGGCTGGGCCAGCGGGTGCGGATCCGCTTCGGGAACCTCTCCGCCGTGCACCACCACCCGATCCACCTGCACGGCTACGAGTTCGCCGTGACCGCCGAGGACGGCCGCCGGATCCCCCCCGAGGACCAAGATATCCAAGCGACGATCTTCGTGCCCGTCGGGCGGACCAAGGACATCGAGCTCGTCGGCATCTACGAAGGCGACTGGGTCTTCCACTGCCACATGACCCACCACATCATGACGCAGATGATGCCCTTCACGAACACGGTGGGGATGGCGACCGCCGGGCGTGACGGACAAGCGGGTTTGGACGAGAAGTACAAGGAGCTGCTCCCCGACTTCATGACCATGGGCAACGCCGGCATGAACGACCGCACCGGCCGGCCCATGCACCCGATCCCCGAAAACAGCCGCCCGATGTACAAGGGCATGGGCCCCTTCGGAAAGCTCAGCGTCGCCGGCATGGCGAACCTGCTGAAGATCCGGCGGGACGTAAGCGACACGATGCTTGCCAACAACACCGACCCGGGCATGTATCGCGGCCCGCGGGCGACGCAGGCGCTGCCGGTGTCGCCCGCGGAGATGCGGGCGGCGGGGCTGGCCGTCTGA
- a CDS encoding DUF2231 domain-containing protein codes for MLPLSLADAADVLRLLLQPPPLHPILVNMTAGLIPAAVFFDSAGRFNRRASLSSAGWWMTVLAAVVTPFTALAGWLWLDEMGGHGDPMLVHKWLGTSLAVLVIGLALWRWRERRRETQPDARVGARPAYIAAGAVFVVFLVAQGHIGGMLSFGSGGGHGGGGGHAEGAAAPDEGWKASVPAADATEEGGHEHGH; via the coding sequence ATGCTCCCGCTCTCCCTCGCCGACGCCGCCGACGTGCTCCGGCTGCTCCTCCAGCCGCCGCCGCTGCACCCGATCCTCGTGAACATGACCGCAGGGCTCATCCCCGCCGCGGTGTTCTTCGACAGCGCCGGCCGCTTCAACCGCCGGGCCTCGCTCTCTTCGGCGGGCTGGTGGATGACCGTGCTCGCGGCGGTCGTCACGCCCTTCACCGCGCTGGCCGGCTGGCTCTGGCTCGACGAGATGGGCGGCCACGGAGACCCGATGCTCGTGCACAAGTGGCTGGGCACCTCGCTGGCCGTGCTGGTGATCGGGCTCGCGTTGTGGCGCTGGCGGGAGCGTCGCCGCGAGACGCAGCCGGACGCGCGGGTCGGCGCCCGGCCGGCCTACATCGCGGCGGGCGCCGTGTTCGTCGTGTTCCTGGTCGCCCAGGGCCACATCGGCGGGATGTTGAGCTTCGGCTCCGGCGGTGGCCACGGCGGGGGCGGCGGGCACGCGGAAGGGGCGGCCGCGCCCGACGAGGGCTGGAAGGCCTCCGTCCCCGCGGCCGACGCAACCGAGGAAGGAGGTCACGAGCATGGGCACTGA
- a CDS encoding DUF2946 family protein, protein MVLYTALFCACPTVAASMDVAKPVAQESCHGHGNSKQPGTSNQPGDTPQPHDHGGTCDCSGVAGVLQAPAAPTVAVPLPLPLPPVVASLLDRLLEEPPAEVVVTEDLNENQRPPGAGGSLLRQRCALNL, encoded by the coding sequence ATGGTGCTGTACACGGCGCTCTTCTGCGCCTGCCCAACGGTGGCGGCGTCGATGGACGTGGCGAAACCCGTTGCTCAGGAATCGTGCCACGGGCACGGCAACTCGAAGCAGCCGGGCACATCGAATCAGCCGGGTGACACGCCGCAGCCCCACGACCACGGGGGCACCTGCGACTGCTCGGGCGTGGCGGGAGTCTTGCAGGCACCGGCGGCACCGACCGTCGCGGTGCCGCTCCCGCTTCCGCTGCCACCGGTGGTTGCGTCACTTCTCGACCGTTTGCTGGAAGAGCCGCCGGCCGAGGTCGTGGTCACGGAAGACCTCAACGAGAACCAGCGTCCGCCGGGAGCCGGCGGGTCGCTCCTGCGCCAGCGGTGCGCGCTGAACCTGTAG
- a CDS encoding potassium channel family protein: MTASTPWIAPLLGVPLTAVGVADLLKVGLGRSGATGLYSGWLLRVLWRIVRGSQQAAAGPFRRWLLKGFGPAFIVLGLVLWVLLPIVGFALCFWPAMASGGFRSGGDAVTGGFLEALYFSAYAFTTLGLGPLTPAGAGPRLLAVAESALGFAVFTLAITYLLGVYGALRRRDAFAMECWHLSGRTGRGAELLDRLPGGRADTPEASRVLGRLLGGICELHESHHTHPLLHHFRRRQAFYGMSAVVLLALELVDAGRGQGGDAGESWRASASAGACRDAAAHLVSDLGPRLLGAAAPASGAYALAEALRIQMGFAAASPTGEALSPNQTPVHRSD, encoded by the coding sequence TTGACAGCCTCCACCCCCTGGATTGCGCCCCTCCTCGGCGTCCCGCTCACCGCGGTGGGGGTTGCCGACCTGCTCAAGGTCGGGCTCGGTCGCAGCGGCGCCACCGGCCTGTACAGCGGCTGGCTGCTGCGGGTGCTCTGGCGGATCGTCCGCGGGTCGCAGCAGGCCGCCGCAGGCCCGTTCCGGCGGTGGCTGCTCAAGGGCTTCGGGCCGGCGTTCATCGTGCTGGGACTCGTGCTCTGGGTGCTGCTGCCCATCGTCGGTTTCGCCCTGTGCTTCTGGCCCGCCATGGCTTCGGGCGGGTTCAGGAGCGGCGGCGACGCCGTGACGGGAGGCTTCCTCGAAGCGCTCTACTTCAGCGCGTACGCGTTCACGACGCTCGGGCTGGGTCCGCTGACGCCTGCGGGGGCGGGGCCGCGTCTGCTCGCGGTGGCCGAATCAGCGCTGGGCTTCGCGGTCTTCACCCTCGCGATCACCTACCTGCTGGGCGTGTACGGGGCGCTGCGGCGGCGTGACGCCTTCGCGATGGAGTGCTGGCACCTCTCGGGCCGGACGGGCCGCGGCGCCGAGCTGCTCGACCGGCTGCCGGGCGGCCGGGCCGACACGCCCGAGGCCTCGCGGGTGCTCGGCCGGCTCCTGGGCGGCATCTGCGAGCTCCATGAGTCGCACCACACGCACCCGCTGCTGCACCACTTCCGGCGCCGGCAAGCGTTCTATGGCATGTCCGCGGTGGTCCTGCTGGCGTTGGAGCTGGTCGACGCCGGCCGGGGCCAGGGAGGCGACGCCGGGGAGAGCTGGCGGGCTTCCGCTTCGGCCGGAGCGTGTCGGGACGCGGCCGCACACCTCGTGAGCGACCTCGGGCCGCGGCTGCTGGGTGCAGCCGCTCCAGCGTCCGGCGCCTACGCCCTCGCGGAGGCGCTCCGCATCCAGATGGGCTTCGCGGCGGCCTCGCCCACCGGTGAGGCCTTGTCGCCGAACCAAACACCTGTTCACCGGAGCGATTGA
- a CDS encoding QcrA and Rieske domain-containing protein, which yields MGTDPTAPTAPTEADRVNRRRLLVFATASAAAAAVGCRRESSPPVAADPDGGTGPAARGTPNANALLPEGVFDAGPLADYQQQGPDDSLRDDGFFVIRNGDEVCALSAVCTHRGCLVNAQPDASFKCFCHGSRFSPEGVVQNGPATEDLPRLAVRVDLRGHLLVDKTQRVSIPHNEWSMPEENEHA from the coding sequence ATGGGCACTGATCCGACCGCTCCGACCGCTCCGACGGAGGCCGACCGCGTCAACCGCCGCCGGCTGCTTGTCTTCGCGACGGCGAGCGCCGCCGCCGCCGCCGTTGGCTGTCGAAGAGAGTCGTCCCCGCCGGTCGCCGCGGATCCCGACGGTGGAACGGGCCCGGCGGCACGGGGCACGCCCAATGCGAACGCCCTTCTGCCCGAAGGCGTCTTCGATGCGGGCCCGCTCGCGGACTACCAACAGCAGGGCCCCGACGACTCGCTCCGCGACGACGGCTTCTTCGTGATCCGCAACGGCGACGAGGTGTGCGCACTCTCGGCGGTCTGCACGCACAGGGGCTGCCTGGTGAACGCACAACCCGATGCCTCCTTCAAGTGCTTCTGCCACGGCTCGCGATTTTCTCCGGAGGGCGTGGTGCAGAACGGACCGGCCACCGAAGACCTGCCCCGGCTCGCGGTGCGGGTCGATCTCCGGGGCCACCTGCTGGTCGACAAGACCCAGCGCGTGAGCATCCCACACAACGAGTGGTCCATGCCGGAGGAAAACGAACATGCCTGA
- a CDS encoding four-helix bundle copper-binding protein, with translation MMKHADCIKTCLECAADCDHCLAKMAGMQSSNECPACCIDCAAACRACATLLACEGPFSKEACELCAKACERCADACEQHDHEHCKKCAESSRRCAEACRAMAA, from the coding sequence ATGATGAAACACGCCGACTGCATCAAGACCTGCCTCGAGTGCGCCGCGGACTGCGACCACTGCCTCGCGAAGATGGCCGGGATGCAGAGCTCCAACGAGTGCCCCGCCTGCTGCATCGATTGCGCCGCGGCCTGCCGGGCCTGCGCCACGCTGCTCGCCTGCGAGGGGCCGTTCTCGAAGGAAGCCTGCGAGCTGTGTGCGAAGGCGTGCGAGCGGTGCGCCGACGCCTGCGAGCAACACGACCACGAGCACTGCAAGAAGTGCGCGGAGAGCTCCCGGCGCTGCGCCGAGGCGTGCCGCGCCATGGCCGCCTGA
- a CDS encoding fascin domain-containing protein, with amino-acid sequence MPVGCTDTRQIIDDAFVVGNPAEPDAPAGMMPVAPRWLTIAHTGRGPTETAAVDPEPVLPMMDAAWKVRELPPGLEEADTGEVKDASERAPLFRQDAPEPGMKNLPRSGFTGTNQQAPEAEAER; translated from the coding sequence GTGCCCGTCGGCTGCACCGACACTCGGCAGATCATCGACGACGCCTTCGTCGTCGGCAACCCCGCCGAGCCCGACGCCCCGGCCGGGATGATGCCGGTCGCGCCGCGCTGGCTCACGATCGCGCATACCGGCCGCGGACCCACGGAGACCGCGGCCGTGGATCCCGAACCGGTGCTCCCGATGATGGACGCCGCCTGGAAGGTCCGTGAGTTGCCCCCCGGCCTGGAGGAGGCAGACACCGGCGAGGTGAAGGACGCATCCGAGCGGGCGCCGCTGTTCCGGCAGGACGCACCGGAGCCGGGGATGAAGAACCTGCCTCGCAGCGGCTTCACCGGGACAAACCAGCAGGCCCCCGAAGCGGAGGCCGAACGATGA
- a CDS encoding metal-sensitive transcriptional regulator yields the protein MARKKSQPGPGTGGSKKPAKTSHVDDGHKAAVRRRLRRIEGQVRGLQQMIEDDRYCVDILTQVSAANAGLRAVAKETLRHHLRHCVREAMANDPDSLERTIEELLEVYHRQGRS from the coding sequence ATGGCGAGAAAGAAGTCACAACCCGGGCCGGGCACCGGCGGATCCAAGAAGCCAGCGAAGACGTCCCACGTCGACGACGGCCACAAGGCCGCCGTTCGCCGCCGGCTCCGCCGCATCGAAGGACAGGTGCGGGGGCTGCAGCAGATGATCGAGGACGACCGCTACTGCGTGGACATCTTGACGCAGGTGTCCGCCGCCAACGCCGGCCTGCGGGCGGTGGCGAAGGAGACGCTCCGCCACCACCTCCGCCACTGCGTGCGGGAGGCGATGGCGAATGACCCCGACTCACTGGAGCGGACGATCGAGGAGCTGCTGGAGGTTTATCACCGGCAGGGCAGGAGCTGA
- a CDS encoding APC family permease — MPDYEKNSLSLFGAVAMGTGVMIGAGVFALTGQLAEQSSGLFPFAFLSAALVAAFSAYSYVKVCNDSPSAGGIAMILKRCYGPGVVTAGMSLLMYFSMVINESLVARTFGTYVMQLFGGKDADRSEGAGWLIPALGVGLVAFSFLLNLAGNAAIGGFQKVAAAAKVGGIAVFAIVGLWVSGLSFETDFLAPPPGAGGGGVASTAGGFLAATALGILAYKGFTTITNDGDELKDPKKNVGRAIVITLAVCTVLYTLVAFAVASGLTAEEVVDARDYALARAAEPAVGRYGVWFTVAIAIIATASGIVASMFAVSRMLAMLTQMDLVPFRSFGLPGDRQTHTLVYTAVIAGVLTVFLDLGRIATMGAIFYLVMDMAIHWGLLRHLREELKASAWVLITALILDAAVLGALVWVKSGSDPLVLVLSAVGFALIFGGEWLFLRKNPPNRSERGSS, encoded by the coding sequence ATGCCTGATTACGAGAAGAACTCCCTGTCCCTGTTCGGCGCCGTGGCCATGGGCACCGGCGTCATGATCGGCGCCGGTGTCTTCGCCCTCACCGGTCAGCTCGCCGAGCAGAGCAGCGGGCTGTTCCCCTTCGCCTTCCTGTCCGCCGCGCTGGTCGCGGCCTTCAGCGCGTACTCCTACGTAAAGGTCTGCAACGACTCGCCTTCGGCGGGCGGGATCGCGATGATCCTGAAGCGCTGCTACGGGCCGGGGGTCGTGACGGCGGGCATGTCGCTGCTGATGTACTTCTCGATGGTCATCAACGAGAGCCTCGTCGCGCGGACCTTCGGCACCTATGTGATGCAGCTGTTCGGTGGCAAAGACGCCGACCGGTCCGAGGGGGCGGGGTGGCTCATTCCGGCGTTGGGCGTCGGCCTGGTGGCCTTCTCTTTTCTCCTCAACCTCGCCGGGAACGCGGCCATCGGCGGCTTCCAGAAGGTCGCCGCGGCCGCCAAGGTCGGCGGCATCGCGGTCTTCGCGATCGTCGGGCTGTGGGTGTCGGGGCTGTCGTTCGAGACGGACTTCCTCGCCCCGCCGCCGGGCGCCGGCGGTGGCGGTGTCGCCTCCACCGCCGGCGGATTCCTGGCCGCCACGGCGCTGGGGATCCTCGCGTATAAGGGCTTCACGACCATTACCAACGACGGCGACGAGCTGAAGGACCCCAAGAAGAACGTCGGGCGTGCCATCGTCATCACGCTGGCCGTCTGCACCGTGCTCTACACCCTGGTCGCCTTCGCCGTGGCCTCGGGCCTGACGGCCGAGGAGGTGGTGGACGCCCGCGATTACGCCCTGGCCCGGGCCGCCGAGCCAGCTGTGGGTCGTTACGGCGTCTGGTTCACCGTGGCGATCGCGATCATCGCCACCGCCTCGGGCATCGTCGCGTCCATGTTCGCGGTGTCCCGCATGCTCGCGATGCTCACGCAGATGGACCTCGTGCCGTTCCGCTCGTTCGGCCTCCCCGGGGACCGACAGACACACACACTGGTTTACACGGCGGTGATCGCGGGCGTGCTGACCGTGTTCCTGGACCTGGGCCGCATCGCCACGATGGGTGCGATCTTCTACCTCGTCATGGACATGGCGATCCACTGGGGCCTGCTCCGCCACCTGCGGGAGGAGCTCAAGGCGAGCGCCTGGGTCCTGATCACCGCCCTGATCCTCGACGCCGCCGTGCTCGGCGCTCTGGTCTGGGTGAAGAGCGGCAGCGACCCGCTCGTGCTGGTCCTCTCCGCCGTGGGCTTCGCCCTGATCTTCGGCGGCGAGTGGCTGTTCCTGCGGAAGAACCCGCCCAACAGAAGCGAGAGAGGCTCTTCGTGA